One part of the Acidimicrobiia bacterium genome encodes these proteins:
- a CDS encoding GatB/YqeY domain-containing protein, with the protein MSIEHELAEELKDALRAGDARRKNVIRAVQTEASRAKSASGFSGKTDDAFYQAVIGSFVKKMDKSRQEYAELGERGEQMAAGLAFEVDYLGRWLPKTLDEAATAELVRGAIAELGASDPKEAGRVVGFIMKAHQGEVDGGLVNRLVRSELE; encoded by the coding sequence ATGAGTATCGAGCACGAACTAGCCGAAGAATTGAAGGATGCGCTGCGTGCGGGCGACGCCCGGCGCAAGAACGTAATCCGCGCCGTTCAGACCGAGGCCTCCCGGGCCAAGAGTGCATCGGGATTCTCGGGCAAGACCGACGACGCCTTCTATCAGGCCGTCATCGGATCTTTCGTCAAGAAGATGGACAAGTCCAGGCAGGAGTATGCGGAGTTGGGTGAACGGGGCGAGCAGATGGCTGCCGGCCTCGCCTTCGAAGTCGACTACCTGGGCCGCTGGCTCCCGAAGACACTGGACGAAGCTGCAACAGCCGAGTTGGTCAGAGGTGCGATCGCCGAGCTCGGTGCGTCCGACCCGAAGGAGGCAGGCAGGGTCGTCGGCTTCATCATGAAGGCTCATCAGGGCGAGGTCGACGGCGGGCTGGTGAACCGTCTGGTTCGTTCCGAACTCGAGTGA
- a CDS encoding glycerophosphodiester phosphodiesterase encodes MNEKQTKKTQFGAHRGLRLSYPDNTLEGVTAAALVADFVELDVRRTADGRMILSHDPTFGEVLVHESHWEALRLIDLGDGCHPALLDEVLEALPAFPLDIEIKNSPLQPGFDAEGEFAVSVARLARPFDVVTCFFWPTMDTVKAALPHVRTGLLVDEGGSVADAMGAAVAGRHEVIAPHFSLLAGAEGHLIELAHDAGLEVVTWTVNDSAIAGRLAAAGIDGIISDDPVRIQQEQS; translated from the coding sequence ATGAATGAGAAACAGACCAAGAAAACTCAATTCGGCGCCCATCGCGGCCTTCGACTTTCTTATCCCGACAATACGCTGGAAGGCGTCACCGCGGCGGCTCTAGTCGCAGATTTCGTGGAACTCGACGTCCGCCGGACTGCCGACGGACGAATGATCCTCTCTCATGATCCCACTTTCGGAGAGGTTTTGGTGCACGAATCTCACTGGGAGGCTCTGCGCCTCATCGATCTCGGCGACGGTTGTCACCCCGCACTCCTCGATGAGGTTCTCGAAGCTCTGCCGGCGTTTCCGCTCGACATTGAGATCAAGAACTCGCCGTTGCAGCCGGGTTTTGACGCCGAAGGGGAGTTCGCCGTCTCCGTTGCCCGCCTGGCCCGACCGTTCGATGTGGTCACGTGCTTCTTCTGGCCGACGATGGATACCGTCAAGGCCGCCCTCCCGCACGTTAGAACCGGCTTGCTGGTCGACGAGGGAGGCTCCGTCGCCGATGCAATGGGCGCAGCCGTCGCCGGCCGGCATGAGGTGATCGCTCCCCACTTCAGTCTCCTCGCCGGAGCGGAAGGCCATCTGATTGAACTCGCCCACGATGCCGGACTCGAGGTCGTGACGTGGACCGTGAACGACTCTGCGATTGCCGGTCGGCTCGCTGCGGCAGGTATCGATGGCATCATCAGTGACGACCCGGTGCGGATTCAACAGGAGCAATCATGA
- a CDS encoding homoserine dehydrogenase, whose product MLTVGVGVLGGGVVGGTLIRRLLEDGDAIAQKAGLRLEVRRIAVRSLERARPFDAPPGILTDKAHEVVDDPTVELVVEVMGGLDPAGDLVLRALDAGKPVVTANKELVAARGLELVARAEQRGVSLLFEASVGGGIPIIRPLSESLAGEQIKRVMGIVNGTTNYILTKMLEEGAGYEEALAEAQVLGFAEFDPAADVSGADAAAKAAILASLAFGTWVAGDSVFREGIEGLHPADFRFASDLGYVPKLLAIAEDTPAGVLVRVHPTLVPLAHPLASVRGANNAIFLEGPAVGELLFAGPGAGGDPTATAVLGDVIDAARELLARSQVAPRIRFAPGRVLAFEEAVTKWYLRLEVEDAPGVLASIAGVFGEHGVSIASVWQDGRGDEATLLIVTHDAREGELGGARRALDELHAVRQVASVIRVQSDAP is encoded by the coding sequence TTGTTGACAGTCGGAGTTGGTGTTTTAGGCGGTGGTGTAGTCGGTGGCACGCTGATTCGCCGTTTGCTGGAGGATGGCGATGCCATCGCGCAGAAGGCGGGCTTGCGGCTGGAGGTGAGACGGATCGCGGTACGTTCGCTCGAGAGGGCCCGCCCGTTCGATGCCCCGCCCGGGATTCTCACCGACAAGGCCCACGAAGTCGTCGATGATCCAACCGTCGAACTGGTCGTAGAAGTGATGGGCGGGCTCGACCCGGCCGGGGATCTGGTTCTGCGTGCTCTCGATGCCGGCAAACCGGTGGTGACCGCCAACAAGGAACTGGTCGCCGCCCGGGGTCTGGAGTTGGTCGCTCGCGCCGAACAGCGGGGCGTCTCGCTTTTGTTCGAGGCTTCGGTCGGCGGGGGTATCCCGATCATCCGTCCCCTGTCGGAATCTCTGGCTGGTGAACAGATCAAGAGGGTGATGGGCATCGTCAACGGCACCACCAACTACATCCTCACCAAGATGCTCGAGGAAGGCGCCGGCTACGAGGAAGCGCTGGCGGAGGCACAGGTGCTGGGATTCGCGGAGTTCGATCCTGCCGCCGACGTCTCCGGGGCCGACGCCGCCGCCAAAGCCGCCATTCTCGCAAGCCTTGCTTTCGGAACCTGGGTGGCGGGCGATTCGGTGTTCCGCGAGGGAATCGAGGGACTTCATCCGGCGGATTTTCGCTTTGCCTCGGATCTCGGATATGTTCCGAAACTGCTGGCGATTGCCGAGGACACTCCCGCTGGTGTTCTCGTTCGGGTCCACCCGACGCTGGTACCCCTCGCTCACCCGCTCGCCTCCGTGCGCGGCGCCAACAACGCGATATTCCTGGAGGGCCCTGCGGTCGGTGAGCTGCTGTTCGCCGGCCCGGGGGCCGGGGGAGATCCCACCGCCACCGCCGTGCTCGGCGATGTCATCGATGCCGCCCGCGAGTTGCTGGCCCGCTCGCAGGTAGCGCCCCGGATCCGTTTTGCCCCCGGTCGTGTTCTCGCTTTCGAGGAGGCCGTCACGAAGTGGTATCTGCGACTGGAGGTCGAGGATGCTCCGGGCGTGCTGGCCAGCATCGCCGGGGTATTCGGAGAGCATGGTGTTTCGATTGCGTCTGTATGGCAGGACGGTCGAGGTGACGAGGCGACGTTGCTGATCGTCACCCACGATGCCCGGGAAGGGGAACTCGGCGGGGCTCGCAGGGCACTCGACGAACTTCACGCAGTGCGGCAGGTCGCCTCGGTGATCCGGGTGCAGAGCGACGCTCCGTGA
- a CDS encoding Ku protein: MRSIWKGAITFGLVTIPVGLYSATENRTPKFKMLRESDGSPIRYRRVAESDGREVAWEEIVRGFEVEKGRYVVFTDEELQAATAKGTARAVDVVQFVDESDIDPIFYKSSYYLAPEQTGVKAYRILFEALTASGKIGLAKVALRDKQYMATVRPNDGVLVLETMYWPDEIREATFETLEEEVEVREEEVQMANMIIENLSRDFDPEEWKDQTREAIEELAQRKVDGEEIIAPDAPEPTKVVDLLEALRASVEATKAKRASA; this comes from the coding sequence ATGCGATCGATCTGGAAGGGGGCCATCACCTTTGGCCTCGTCACGATTCCCGTCGGCCTCTATTCGGCCACCGAGAACCGGACACCGAAGTTCAAGATGCTGCGGGAGTCCGACGGCAGTCCGATCAGATATCGTCGTGTCGCCGAGTCCGACGGCCGGGAAGTCGCCTGGGAGGAGATCGTTCGCGGCTTCGAAGTCGAAAAGGGCCGCTACGTCGTCTTCACCGACGAGGAACTTCAGGCCGCGACGGCCAAGGGAACTGCCAGAGCCGTCGATGTCGTCCAGTTCGTGGACGAGTCGGACATCGACCCCATCTTCTACAAGTCTTCCTACTACCTCGCTCCCGAGCAGACCGGCGTCAAGGCCTACCGAATACTTTTCGAAGCTCTGACCGCCTCGGGAAAGATCGGCCTGGCCAAGGTTGCCCTCCGGGACAAGCAATACATGGCGACGGTCCGGCCCAACGACGGCGTTCTGGTCCTCGAAACCATGTACTGGCCGGACGAGATCCGGGAAGCAACATTCGAGACGCTCGAAGAGGAAGTCGAGGTCAGGGAAGAAGAGGTCCAGATGGCCAACATGATCATCGAGAACCTGTCGAGGGACTTCGACCCAGAGGAATGGAAAGACCAGACGCGGGAAGCCATCGAAGAACTGGCGCAGAGGAAGGTCGATGGTGAAGAGATCATCGCCCCCGACGCGCCGGAACCCACCAAGGTCGTCGATTTGCTGGAGGCGCTCAGAGCCAGCGTGGAAGCCACGAAGGCGAAACGGGCCAGCGCCTGA
- the lysA gene encoding diaminopimelate decarboxylase: MAGPIPRYLLPDNSSVADGRLSIGGCDVLELAAEYGTPLFVYDEEQMRARCREAVEAFGDGVAYATKSFLCTAMARLAHEEGMLLDVATGGEMFVALHAGVPAARLVLHGNNKSELELRMALEAGVGRIVVDSSDEMDLLETLHGRGLGPASVLIRITPGVEAHTHDYIATGHDDTKFGFTVSTGAAAAAVARAIDSPAMNVLGIHAHIGSQVFRLASFVEAARVIAGFAGRFELDELSIGGGLGVAYVEGESAPTIRAWAEAIRQVAAEQGVTARIMAEPGRAIVAGAAITLYRVGTIKVLPGIRTYVAVDGGMSDNPRPVLYGSGYETFVPGAVDAQRPQTVTVVGKHCESGDVLVRDGFVPDDLRVGDILATPVTGAYGHSMGSGYNKVLRPAVVFCKDGAARLVVRRETYEDLIRLDAE; this comes from the coding sequence ATGGCCGGCCCGATTCCCCGATACCTCCTTCCCGACAACAGCTCGGTGGCCGACGGGCGCCTGTCGATCGGCGGATGTGACGTGCTTGAACTCGCCGCCGAGTACGGGACACCTCTGTTTGTATACGACGAAGAACAGATGAGAGCCCGTTGCCGGGAAGCCGTCGAGGCGTTCGGTGACGGGGTCGCGTATGCCACGAAATCCTTCTTGTGCACTGCGATGGCCCGGCTCGCCCACGAGGAAGGCATGCTGCTCGACGTCGCGACCGGCGGAGAGATGTTCGTTGCACTCCATGCCGGAGTGCCCGCCGCCCGGTTGGTTCTGCACGGCAACAACAAATCCGAACTAGAACTGCGGATGGCCCTCGAAGCCGGTGTCGGGCGGATCGTCGTTGATTCGTCCGACGAGATGGACCTTCTCGAAACCCTTCACGGCCGGGGTCTTGGCCCCGCTTCGGTACTTATCCGAATAACGCCCGGCGTGGAGGCGCACACGCACGACTACATCGCCACGGGGCACGACGACACCAAGTTCGGGTTCACCGTGTCCACCGGCGCCGCCGCTGCGGCCGTGGCCAGGGCCATCGATTCGCCGGCCATGAACGTGCTCGGAATCCATGCTCACATAGGCAGCCAGGTCTTTCGACTCGCATCATTCGTCGAAGCGGCCAGAGTGATCGCCGGTTTCGCCGGGCGGTTCGAACTGGACGAACTGTCGATCGGCGGCGGCCTCGGCGTGGCCTACGTGGAAGGTGAATCCGCCCCGACAATCAGGGCGTGGGCGGAAGCCATCCGGCAGGTGGCGGCCGAGCAAGGTGTGACCGCCAGGATCATGGCAGAGCCCGGCCGGGCCATCGTCGCAGGAGCGGCGATAACGCTTTATCGGGTTGGAACGATCAAAGTGCTGCCGGGCATTCGGACCTACGTAGCCGTCGACGGCGGTATGAGCGACAACCCGCGTCCGGTGCTGTACGGCAGCGGCTACGAGACCTTCGTGCCGGGGGCAGTCGATGCGCAACGGCCTCAGACCGTAACCGTTGTTGGCAAACACTGTGAGTCCGGCGACGTGCTCGTCAGGGACGGCTTCGTACCGGACGACCTCAGGGTCGGCGACATACTGGCAACCCCGGTGACCGGCGCCTACGGCCATTCGATGGGCTCCGGCTACAACAAGGTCCTGCGACCGGCCGTCGTCTTCTGCAAGGACGGCGCGGCGAGGCTGGTGGTCCGACGCGAAACCTACGAGGACTTGATCAGGCTGGACGCGGAGTAG